The sequence CGACGGGCGAGGAGGCTCCCGCGTCGACGAACGTGGCGCCGCAGGTCAAGGCGTACCTCGACACCACCTTCTCGCAGCCGTCGCAGGCCCGGGTCATCGGCACGGTCTCCGACGACGGCCTGCCGTCGATCGACCTGACCTCGCGCTGGTCGGTCGTGGACGCGCCCGAGGGCGGCGAGGCGATCTTCGCCAGCCCGTCGTCGGCCACCACGGTCGTGCAGTTCACGGCCGAGGGCCGGTACGTGCTGCGGCTGACCGTGGACGACGGCGAGCTCACCACGACCAAGGACGTCACGGTCGACGCGACGCTCGGCGACACCGCCAAGGTCAACGTCGCGCTCGACGCCACCGCGTCCGCGTCGCGGGTCACCGGGTGGAACTCGGTGGCCGCGATCAACGACGGCAACGCGCCCTACCCGGTCTCGGCCGAGTCGGACGCGTGGGGCACGTGGGGCACGGCCGCGACCAACAACGCGTACACGGCCACGCTGACCTGGGACGACCCGGTCCGCGTCGACGAGTCGCGCATCCTGTTCCACAGCAACGGCGCGAGCGACGGCGTGCTGCCGCCCGCGTCGTGGAAGCTCGAGTACCTCGACGGGACCACGTGGCGCGACGTGCCGAACCCGAGCACGTACGGCACCACCGCCGGGGTGTTCAACGCGGTCACGCACGACCCGGTGACCACCACGGCGATCCGGGCCACGCTCGTGCGCCGCGGCGCGTCGTACCCCGGCATCATCGAGTGGCAGGCGCTCGCGGAGGCCCCGACCTCGGTCGAGGACGTCGCGGTGCGCACCACGCCCGGCACCGCCCCGGAGCTCCCGGAGCAGGTCGAGATCGTCTACGCCGACGGGACCCGGGCGCAGGCCCCGGTCTCCTGGCAGGCCGTCGACCCGGCGCAGTACGCCGGTGAGGGCTCGTTCACGGTGCTCGGCTTCGTCGACGGCACCTCGCAGCTCGCCCGGGCGACCGTGTGGGTGCGTGAGGTCACGGCGGTGCAGATCAACACGTTCGACGCGGTCGACGTGTCCACGCGCCGCAACGTCGCCCCGTCCCTGCCGGCCCGCGTCGTCGCGGTCTACAACGACGGCGGTCAGGCCTCCCTGCCCGTGACGTGGGACGCGGTCGACCCCGCCGACTACGCGACGGTCGGGACCTTCGAGGTCGAGGGCACGGTCGAGGGCACGGACAAGCGTCCGGTCGCCACGGTCACGGTCCTCGCGACCGCGGACCAGGCGCCGGTCGTCACGATCGCCACCGACCCGGCGATGCCGGCGTCCACCTGGTTCGACGGCCCGGTCGAGGTCACGGTCACCGCGACCGACGACGAGACCGCGGACCCGGCGATCGAGGTCCAGACCGGTGGTGACTGGACGCCGTACGACGGCCCGGTCACGGTCGACGCGGAGGGCAGCACCACCGTGCGCGCCCGTGCCACGGACGACGACGGCCTGGTCTCGAGCGTGCAGACGCTCGTGGTCAACATCGACACGGTCGCCCCGGTGGTGGCTGCGGCGTTCGAGCCCGAGGCCCGACGCCTCACGCTCACGGCGACCGAGGGCGGCTCCGGCCTCGCGTCGGTCGAGTACCGCGTGGGTGAGGGCGCCTGGCGGACCTACACGGGAGCCGTCACGCTGACGGACGCCGCGACGGTCACCTACCGCGCCACGGACAAGGCCGGCAACGTGTCCGACGAGGCGACGACCGAGGTCCCCGAGCGCGAGCCCGGCCAGTCGGTCAACGTCGCGCCCAACGCGACCGCGTCGGTCTCCGGCACCACGTCGTGGAACCGCGCGGCGGGCGTCAACGACGGCGTCGACACGGTCCCGGTGACCTCGCAGGCCTCGGCCTGGGGCACCTTCGGGATCACCGGCGCCACGCAGTGGGCCCAGCTCACGTGGGACGAGCCCGTCACGGTCGACACCTCCAAGGTGCTGTTCTTCGACGACGGCGGGGGCATGGAGATCCCCGCGTCGTGGACGCTGCAGTACCTCGACGGCGAGGACTGGGTCGACGTGCCGAACCCGTCGGGCTTCACGACCACGGAGAACGAGTACGACGTCGTCACGCACGACCCGGTGACCACCACCGCGCTGCGGGCCACGCTCACCAAGGGAGCGTCCGGCTACGTGGGGATCGTCGAGTGGCAGGTGCTGGACGTGGCGCCGTCGGGCGTCGAGGTGGACGTGCCGACCGGTCCGGTGCTGGCAGGCACCGGGTTCCCGGTGACGCTCGTCGGCGGCACGCCGGACACGGACTACACGGTCACGCTCGAGCCGGGCGGCACCGCCCTCGGCACGCTCACGACCGACGCGTCCGGCAACGGCGTGCTGCACACCGCGGCGCTGCCCGAGCGGCTCGAGGGCGGCGACTACACGGTCCGGCTGACCGCCGGCAGCGAGGTCCACGAGGCCGCGCTCGTCGTCGAGGCGGCCGACCTGCCGCCGCTGCCCGAGCTGGTCGAGGCGGGCACGGTCACGGTCACGGGGACGGCCACGGTGGGCTCGACGCTCACCGCGACGCCGGCCGGCTGGGGTCCCGAGGGCGTCGAGTACGCCTACCAGTGGTTCGCCGACGGCTCGATCGTCGCCGGTGCCACGTCGGCCACCCTGCCCCTCAAGGGCGCCCAGGCGGGCGCGACGATCGTGGCCCGGGTGACCGGGTTCGCGGACGGCATGGTCTCCGCCTCGGTGGAGTCCGCGCCGGTCGGTCCGGTGGCCGCCGGCGCCCTGAAGACCGGGAAGGTCACGGTCAAGGGCACGGCCAAGGTCGGCGTGAAGCTGACGGCGACCACGTCCGGCTGGGTCAAGGGCACCTCGCTCGCGTACCGCTGGAAGGTCAACGGCGCGGTGGTGCCGGGGGCGACGAAGGCGGCGTTCACGCCGCGGCCCGTCGACCGGGGCAAGAAGGTCGTCGCGCAGGTCCGGGGGTCGCTGCCGGGCTACACGACGACGGCCTGGGTCTCCTCGGCCGCCACCGCCAAGGTCGCCACGGGCACGTTCCGCGCCCCGCGGCCGTCGATCACGGGGACCGCGAAGGCGGGCGCCGTGCTCAAGGTGAAGGTCGGGTCCTGGACCCCGGCGCCGACGACGCTGCGCTACCGCTGGTCGGTGAACGGCACGCCGGTCTCCTGGGCCACCAAGCCCAGCTACACCGTCCGCGCCGCGGACAAGGGCAAGAAGATCACCGTCACGGTGACCGGCTCGCGCACCGGCTACACGACGAGGAGCGCGACCTCCTCGCCGGTGACCGTCGCGCGCTGACCGACGCGGGCGGCCGCCGGTGCTCCGGCGGCCGCCCGCTCGCTCGTCGTGCCCGCAGCTCTACCCGCAGCTCTCCCGGGGCCTGACCCCGAGGCCTCGCTCCGTCCCCCGCACGCCCAGCCGAAGGACAAGGTGGTTCTCCGCATGGCTCTCCCGACCTGGCGGCGCGGCTCGACCGCCGCCCTCACGACCCTCGCGCTCGTCGTGACGGGCGCGCTCACCGCCGCCCCCGCGCTCGCGGCCGACCCGCCCGCGCCCACCCGCACGATCACGTCGCCGGGCAACCCGATCATCGCCGACGGCTCGCTCTACACCGCCGACGCGGCGCCGCTCGTCGGCGCGGACGGGCGCCTGTACGTCTACACCGGCCACGACGAGGCGGCGCCCCAGCAGGGCGGCTTCGTCATGCACGACTACGAGATCCTGGCGACCGACGACGTCGAGTCGGGCGAGTGGGACGTCTACGAGCACGCCATGGACCCGGGCGAGGTCTTCGACTGGACGAGCGGCAACGCCGCCTACGCGGGCCAGGCGACCATCGGCGCGGACGGGCGGTACTACTGGTACGCGCCGGTCGAGACGACCGACACCTCGATGGCCAACCGCATGGCGATCGGCGTCGCCGTGTCCGACTCGCCGGTCGGCCCGTGGGAGGACGCGATCGGCGCGCCGCTGGTGACCTGGGCGGACGTGTTCGGCTCGTCCGCGAACGGCCAGGAGGTCATCGACCCGCACGTCTTCACGGACGTCGACGGCTCGGTGTACCTGTACTGGGGCTCGTGGAGCGTCGCGCGCGTCACCAAGCTCAAGACCAACATGGTCGAGCGGGACGGCGCGATCTCGACGATCTCCGGGCTGACCTCGTTCTACGAGGCGCCGTGGGTGTTCGAGCGCGGCGGCACCTACTACATGCTCTACGACTGGAAGCAGGGCGGCTCGTCCTGCACGCCGTCGAACTACCAGGCCTGCATCGGCTACGCGACGGCGTCCTCCCCGATGGGCCCGTGGACCTACCGGGGCATCATCCTGTCCGGCACGTCGGCGACGACCGTGCACCCGTCGATGATCGAGCACGACGGCACCTGGTACATCACGTACCACACCAAGGACGCCGTGGGCGGCGGTCACTTCCGCCGGTCGGTCGCGATCGACCAGGTGCAGTGGGACGGCACGACGATCCTGCCCGTGCAGCAGACGCGCCGTGACGACCCGGCGTACCGCCTCACGACGAACGTCGCGCTGGGCGCCCAGGTGTCCGCGTCCTTCACCGAGCAGCCCCCGATGCGCACCACCGCTGTCAACGACGGCTTCCGCGCGACCACCGCGCTGCTGCCGCCCGACCAGTGGGGGAACTACCGCGGCACGACGAGCTCGAACGAGACGGACTGGCTGTCCTACCAGTGGCAGGCGCCCGTGCGCGTCGACTCCGTCGGCATCCAGTTCCACCAGGACTCCAACTGGATCCGCCCGCCCGCGTCCTGGAAGCTCGAGTACCTCGACGCCGCGGGCGACTGGCAGCCCGTGCCTGGCGCCACCTACCCGACGACGGTCAACACCTGGCTCACGGTCGACTTCGACGCGATCACGACGACCGCGCTGCGGGCGACCTTCGCGGGCCGCGCGAGCGGTGCGTACTTCAACTCCGTCGCGGTCTCCGAGTGGGAGGTCTACGCGGTCCAGCCGACGGCGGTCGCGCCGATCTCGGTGAGCACCACGCCGGGCGTCGCCCCCGAGCTGCCCCCGGCGGCGCGGATCACGGTCGACGGCGAGGAGCTGTGGGCTCCGGTGAGCTGGCTCGCGGTCGACCCCGCCGACTACGCGACCGAGGGCACCTTCACGGTCCAGGGCCGAGCGCTGGGCTACGCCGACGCGCTGGTCGAGGCCACGGTCGTCGTCGACGAGGACGCCACGACGACCCCGCCGACCGACGACGAGGCGCCCACCGTCTCGATCTCGGTCTCGGGCACGTCCGGCAAGGACGGCTGGTACTCCTCGAACGTCACGGCGCGCGTGCGCGCCGAGGACGCCGTCGACTACCTCACGGACGTCTCGACGAAGGTCGGCGACGGCGCGTGGACCACGACGAGCGGCGTGCGCTACGCGGACGCCACCATCACCGCATCGGGCACGACGACGATCTCCGGCAAGGCCGAGGACTCGTCGGGCAACACCTCCGCCGAGGTGAGCCGCACGGTCAAGATCGACAAGGTCGCGCCCGTCGTGACCGCGACGCTCGACGCCGACGCGCGCACGGTCACCATCACCGCGACCGACGCGCTCTCGGGCGTCGACGCGATCGAGTACCGGTTCGACGGCGCCGGCGCGTGGCAGACCGCCACCGCGGGTACGCCGGTCGCGGCACCCGACGGCCTGCCGCACCAGCTGGTGCACCGCGTGCGCGACGTCGCGGGCAACACCGTCACCGGCACCACGACGATCCCGCTCGACGAGGACGCCGAGCTCACCGGCAACGTGGCGAAGTACGCCACGGCGTCGGCGTCGTTCACGGCGGGCTGGGAGAACGTCAACGGGCTCAACGACGGCACCAACGACCTGTTCGAGGACGCCGCGGCCAAGTACGGCTCGCAGTGGGGGACGTGGCCCCAGGTCGGCGAGCAGACCGCCCGCCTGACCTGGTCGTTCGACGTGAGCGTCGACTCGGTGGGCGTGTGGTGGTTCCGCGACAGCCCGGACACCGCGAACGCCGGCATGATCCCGCCCTCGTCCTGGGTGCTGCAGTACCTCGACGCCGACGGCACCACGTGGCGCGAGGTCACGCTCGACGAGGGTGCGACCTACGGCCGGACCGGCACGGGCTTCGACCGCGTCGACTTCGAGCCGGTCACCACCCGCGCGCTGCGGATCGTCGCGCAGTCCTGGGGGAGCGCCGAGGGCGGGGGCTCGACGGGCATCCGCGAGTGGCAGGTCGTCGCGGCCGCGGGTGAGGAGCCCGTGGGCGTCACGCCCACGGCGCCGACCTTCACCGAGGCGCTCGAGTGCGTCGCCGGCGTGCCCGAGGCCGCCACCGTCGTCGTCCCCGACGTCGAGGGCGTGGTCTACCGGGTGGACGGCGAGGTCGTCACCGGGTCGCTCGAGGTGCCGGCCGACGCGTCGGTCACCGTCACGGCCGAGGCGGCCGAGGGCTACGAGCTCGCGGACGGCGCGACGGCGCAGTGGACGCACACGTTCACCGCGCCCGACTGCCCGGTCGAGCTGGTCGAGGTCACGCCGGTGGCGCCCACCGCGGTCGCCGCGGTCTGCGTCGACGGCGCGCCCGCCGACGGGTCGGTCACGGTCCCCGAGGTCGAGGGCGTGCGCTACACCGTGGACGGCGAGGAGGTCACGGGTGACGTCCCGGCGACCGTCGGCACGACGGTCTCGGTCGTGGCGCGGCCGCTGCCCGGGTACGTCCTGGCCGGCGACGCGCAGGTGGTCACCTACGCGTTCGGCTTCCCGGCCCCCGACTGCACGCCCGCTCCCGAGCAGGTCGAGGTCGGCACGGTGACCGTGAGCGGGTCCGCCACGGTGGGCTCCCGCCTGACGGTCACGACGGACGGCTGGGGTCCCGACGACGTGCGGCTGGCCTACCAGTGGCAGGCCGACGGCGCGGCGATCGCCGGGGCGACCGGCTCGTCGTTCACCCTGACGCCCGCCCAGCTCGGTGCGACGGTCACGGTGCGCGTCACCGGGTACGGCGACGGGCTCGTCGGCGCCTCGGCGCTGTCCGCCCCGGTCGGTCCGGTCGCGAAGGGCACGTTCACCACGACGCAGCCCCGGATCGCCGGGTCGGCGAAGGTCGGCGCGACCGTCCGGGTCGTCGTCGGCTCGTGGACGCCCGCACCCACCTCGCGGACGTACCAGTGGTTCGCCAACGGTGCCAAGGTCTGGGGTGCCACGGGCACGACGCTCACGGTCGCCCCGGCGCTCGCGGGCAAGAAGCTCACGGTGCGCGTGACCGGCTCCCGCGACGGCTTCGTCACGGCCTCGGCGACCTCGGCCCCCGTGACGGTCGCCAAGGCGACGTTCACGGCACCGAAGCCCCGGATCAGCGGGACCGCGAAGGTCGGGGCGACGCTCACGGTGGCCCTGGGCTCCTGGAGCCCCGCGCCGTCGAAGGTCACCTACCGCTGGTTCGTCGGCGGCAAGCAGGTCGCGACCACCGCGAAGCTGCGGCTGACCACCGCCATGGCGGGCAAGGCGGTGACCGTCAAGGTCACCGGCACCCGCTCGGGCTACACCACCGCGACCGTCACCTCCTCGGCGGTCATGGTCAAGCGGTAGCCCGACGAGGACGGCCGGCGCGCGGAGGTGAGGGTCCGCGCGCCGGCCCCCGCACCCGCGCGCCGAGATCGTCACCCCCGCCCGAGAGCGCGGGCCTGAGCCGCGTTCTCGCACGGGGCTGACGACCTCGGCAAACGACAGCCCCGCGTCACCCCCCCACCCGGCCCGCCCCCGGGGCGCGCCGGCCCGACTCCACTGCGCCAGCTCCTCCTAGGCACTCGCGCCGAGGTCGTCAGCCCTGCTCGAGCGCGCGGGGCTGAGCCGCGTTCTCGCGCGGGAGTGACGAGTTCGGCGGGGGTGGTGGCGGGGTGAGGGGTGAGTGGGGGTCAGCTGGCGGTGCTGCTGCGGAGGGCGAGGCGGGTGGGGATGGTCTCCACGCCGTGGGCGGGGGTGCCCTCCATCGCCTCGAACAGGCGGGCGGCGGCGCGGCGGCCGAGCTCCTCGAGGTTCATGTCGACGCTCGTGAGCGGGGGCCGGGCGTTGCTGGCCAGGATCTCCCAGTTGTCGTGACCCATGACGGCGACGTCCTGGGGCACCTCGCGGCCGGACTCGCGCAGCGCGTCGAGGCAGCCGCGCGCGATCTGGTCGGACCCGCACAGGACGGCGTCGACGTCGGGGTGCTTGGCGAGGAGCCCGCGGGTGGCACCGCGGCCCCACTCCTCGGTCCACGCGCCGAAGAGCGCCTGGCCGCCCACGAGCTCGAGGCCCGCCGCGTCGAGCGCCTGGCGCGCGCCGGTGACGCGGTCCTTGGCGGCGCCGTAGCTCGAGTCGCCGGAGATGATCGCGACGCGGGTGCGACCGCACGCGAGCAGGTGCTCGACCGCGATCCGGCCGCCACCGACGTTGTCGGTGACGAGCGAGCAGTCCTGCGGGTCGTCGGACGGCGCGTACGCGTACACCACCGGCACGGGCAGCGTGCCCAGCGACGGCCGCGGGTCCGGCCGCGCGCCCACGATGATCAGCCCGTCGACGCGGCGGCCCAGGAGGGCCTGGATGTGGTGCTGCTCGCGGATCGAGTCGCCCCGCGCGTCGCACAGCAGGATCGAGACCTTGCCGGAGCCGAACGCGTCCTCGGCGCCCATGAGCGTCGGGATGGAGAACCGGCCCTCGAGGTCGTGGGTGACCAGACCGACCGTGCCGGAGCGCCCGGACAGCAGGCTGCGGGCGAGGCCGTTGGGGGAGAACGAGAGCTGCTCGGCGGCGGCCAGGACCTTGGCGCGCGTCTCCGCGCGCACCTGGGCGCGGCCGTTCAGGGCCTTGGACGCGGTCGCGATCGACACGCCGGCGAGGCGTGCCACGTCGGACAGCGTCGTCGTCCTGCGCCCCTGAAAGCCTTCGTCCCCGGCTTTCGACGATCGGGCGGCGCGGTCCCCCTCGACATGCTCGCTCATGGCCCGATCGTAGCCACATCCCGCGCGGAAGTGGGCCGAAACCCGTGATTGACGTCACGGCGTGGCCTCCGCTACTGTCCCAGAAAACCATTTCGTTGGTTTCGAACCACGCGTGGTGCAACCTCGCAGGACCCGGCTGCCGCAGCGGAGGGCCGGACAGCAGCTTCAACGTCGAATTGCTGAGGAGAGCAACATGAGGAAGGTCCACCCTCGCGGGCGTACGCGCCTGGTGGCGGGTCTGGCCGTGGCGGGCATCGCGCTCGCCGGTCTGACGGCATGCAGCGGTGACGACGAGGGCCCGAGCGACACCTCGTCGAACGGCGGCGCCTCGAGCGCCGAGGGTGTCGACGACGGCACCGAGCTGACCATGTGGACGCGCGCGCCGCTCGAGGCGCAGGCCACGCGCCTCGTCGAGGCGTACAACGCGAGCCACGACAACCAGGTCAAGCTCGAGATCGTCCCGAACGACGACATGGAGTCCAAGGTCGGCGGCGCGGCCGCCAACGAGGAGCTCCCCGACCTGCTCGCCGGCGACGTCGTCCGGGTGCCCTACTGGGTCGACAACGGCCTGTTCGCGGACATCACGGACCAAATCGACAGCCTGCCGTTCAAGGACGACATCTCGGGCGGGCACATCGACGCGGGCACGGTCGACGGCGCGATGCACACGCTGCCCTTCGTCCAGGACATCTCCGTGATGGTCTGGAACAAGGAGCTCTACAAGGAGGCGGGCCTCGACCCGGAGGCCGGACCCACGACGTTGGCCGAGTTCCAGGAGCAGGCCCAGGCCGTCGCCGACCTCAAGAAGGACGGCGTGTCCGGCACCTACTACGGCGGCAACTGCGGTGGCTGCCTGGTCTTCACCTGGTTCCCGACCATCTGGGCGTCGGGCGAGGAGGTCGTCTCCGAGGACGGCACGCAGTCGCTGCTCAACAGCGACGCCGCCAAGGCGGTGTACGAGACGTACGCAGGCCTCAACGAGTCGGGCGCCGTGGGCGCCGGCTCGAAGGAGGAGACCGGCGCGACCTGGGTGGCTCCCTTCCAGGGCGGCAACATCGGCGTGATGCCGTACCCGCAGACCGTGGTCCAGGCCGCGATCGACGCCGGCATCGACGTCGGCGTCGGCCCGATCCCCGGTGTCGACGGGGGGAACTCCACGTTCCTCGGCGGCGACGCGATGGGCATCTCCAAGGACTCGGACCACGTCGACCAGGCGTGGAACTTCCTGGCCTGGATGCTGTCCGACGACACGCAGCTGGACGTCGTCGCCAAGGCCGGTGACGTGGTCTCCCGCAACTCGCTGCTCGACAACGAGTACACCAAGGACGACCCGGCGGCGATGGTGGCCGCCGAGGCCATCCCGAACGGGCGCACCCCGGTGGCCCCGTACTTCGCCGAGGCGTTCAACGCCTCGGGCAGCCCGTGGGTGACCCTCGTGCGCAACGCGACGTTCGAGCGGACCGACACGGTCGACGCGGACAACGACGCGATCACGGCGATCCTCTCGCAGTGACGGACCGCGGGCGGCGGCAGAGGTGAGCCCTGCCGCCGCCCGCTCCACCCGCCGCGTCCGAATCCCTCCTTGCTCGGAGCAGCACCATGACCCTCACGCAGAACCCGCCGACGGCGGCAGGCACGCCCCGCGTGACCTCCCGCCGGTCGGCCCGGACCCGGCGCAGCCTGCGCGCCTGGGCCTACGCGAGCCCCACCGCGGCGCTCGTCCTCGTCTTCTTCGTCGTCCCCGTCGTCCTCGTGTTCTTCATGTCGGGGTCGGACTGGCCGCTGCTGGCCGGCAACAAGGGGTTCAACTTCCCCGACAACTACACGGACGTCGTCGACCAGCGCATGTTCTGGCCCGCGATCTGGTTCACGCTGAAGTACACCGTGATCGCGACCGTCCTGCTGATCGCGCTCGGCCTGGGCCTGGCGTTCCTGGTGCAGGAGGCGAGCCGCTGGCGGGCGTTCCTGCGCACGACCTTCCTGCTGCCGACCGCGCTCGGCCTGGCCTCGGCGTCGCTGCTGTTCTACGCGCTGTACTCCCCGCAGGTCGGCCCGATCGCGCCGCTGCTGGAGAAGCTCGGGCTCACCGAGGGCGTCGTCTCGCCGCTCGGCACGCCGTCCGGCGCGCTGTGGTCGACCGTCATCCTCATCGTCTGGCGGTTCGCCGGCTTCTACATGCTGCTGCTGCTCGTCGGGCTGCAGTCCATCCCCGGCGAGGTGTACGAGGCCGCGCGGATCGACGGCGCCTCGCGCTGGCAGATCTTCCGCGGGATCACCATCCCGCTGCTGCGCCCGTCCCTCGCGCTGTCGACGATCATGTGCGTCACGGGCTCGCTGCTGGCGTTCGACCAGTTCTACATCCTGACCAAGGGCGGGCCGGACGGGTCGACGATGACCGTCGTCCAGCTGGTCTACAGCCTCGCCTTCGAGTCCAAGCGCGACCTCGGCATGGCCGCCGCGCTCTCGGTGATCGTGCTGCTCGCCCTCGTCGTCATCAACGTCGTCCAGCTGCGCGCGCTGCGCGGCTCCGACGACGACGTGAAGAAGAAGGGGGCAGCGGCATGACCCGGTTCACCCAGGGCCTGACCCGCACACCGTTCTACGTGCTGACCGGCGGACTGGCGGTCATCTTCCTCTACCCGATCATCTGGACCGCGATCAGCTCGGTCTCCCCGCAGCCGGGCTCGGCGCAGGTGAACGGCTTCGGGTTCGGCAACTACGAGACGGTCCTGAACTACCAGGCCGGGCTGTGGACGTACCTCGGGAACTCGCTGGTGATCAGCGCGACCGCGGTCATCGCCACGCTCGTCGCGTCCACGCTGGGCGGCTACGCGTTCGCCCGGTTCACGTTCCCCGGCAAGAACGCGCTGTTCCTGCTGACGCTCGCGATCCTCATGGTCCCGTACGCGACCCTGCTGATCCCGCTGATGACCTGGCTCAAGACGATCGGGCTGAACAACACGCTCGTCGGCGTCGGCCTGGTGCTCGCGGTGTTCCAGCTCCCGTTCGCGACGTTCATGATGCGGATCTCCTTCGAGGCCGTGCCCAAGGAGATGGAGGAGGCCGCGCTGGTCGACGGCTGCGGCTCGTTCGGTGCGCTGCGCCGCGTGCTGCTGCACGCCGTGAAGCCCGGCCTCATCACCGTCGGCCTGTTCGCCTTCCTGGCGGCCTGGAACGACTTCATGGTCCCGCTGTTCCTGGTCGGCGGCGACAACGCGCCCCTCCCGCTGGCGATGGTGAACATGCGCCAGCAGGTCATGGGCGTCATCGACTACGGCGCCACCCAGGCCGGCGTGGTGATCCTCACCGTGCCGTGCGTCCTGCTGTTCCTGGTGCTCCAGCGCCACTACGTCAACGGATTCATGTCCGGGGCACTGAAGGGATGATCTCGATGCTGAGCAACGACACC is a genomic window of Cellulomonas fulva containing:
- a CDS encoding carbohydrate ABC transporter permease; translation: MTLTQNPPTAAGTPRVTSRRSARTRRSLRAWAYASPTAALVLVFFVVPVVLVFFMSGSDWPLLAGNKGFNFPDNYTDVVDQRMFWPAIWFTLKYTVIATVLLIALGLGLAFLVQEASRWRAFLRTTFLLPTALGLASASLLFYALYSPQVGPIAPLLEKLGLTEGVVSPLGTPSGALWSTVILIVWRFAGFYMLLLLVGLQSIPGEVYEAARIDGASRWQIFRGITIPLLRPSLALSTIMCVTGSLLAFDQFYILTKGGPDGSTMTVVQLVYSLAFESKRDLGMAAALSVIVLLALVVINVVQLRALRGSDDDVKKKGAAA
- a CDS encoding carbohydrate ABC transporter permease, translated to MTRFTQGLTRTPFYVLTGGLAVIFLYPIIWTAISSVSPQPGSAQVNGFGFGNYETVLNYQAGLWTYLGNSLVISATAVIATLVASTLGGYAFARFTFPGKNALFLLTLAILMVPYATLLIPLMTWLKTIGLNNTLVGVGLVLAVFQLPFATFMMRISFEAVPKEMEEAALVDGCGSFGALRRVLLHAVKPGLITVGLFAFLAAWNDFMVPLFLVGGDNAPLPLAMVNMRQQVMGVIDYGATQAGVVILTVPCVLLFLVLQRHYVNGFMSGALKG
- a CDS encoding ABC transporter substrate-binding protein, translating into MRKVHPRGRTRLVAGLAVAGIALAGLTACSGDDEGPSDTSSNGGASSAEGVDDGTELTMWTRAPLEAQATRLVEAYNASHDNQVKLEIVPNDDMESKVGGAAANEELPDLLAGDVVRVPYWVDNGLFADITDQIDSLPFKDDISGGHIDAGTVDGAMHTLPFVQDISVMVWNKELYKEAGLDPEAGPTTLAEFQEQAQAVADLKKDGVSGTYYGGNCGGCLVFTWFPTIWASGEEVVSEDGTQSLLNSDAAKAVYETYAGLNESGAVGAGSKEETGATWVAPFQGGNIGVMPYPQTVVQAAIDAGIDVGVGPIPGVDGGNSTFLGGDAMGISKDSDHVDQAWNFLAWMLSDDTQLDVVAKAGDVVSRNSLLDNEYTKDDPAAMVAAEAIPNGRTPVAPYFAEAFNASGSPWVTLVRNATFERTDTVDADNDAITAILSQ
- a CDS encoding LacI family DNA-binding transcriptional regulator, whose translation is MSEHVEGDRAARSSKAGDEGFQGRRTTTLSDVARLAGVSIATASKALNGRAQVRAETRAKVLAAAEQLSFSPNGLARSLLSGRSGTVGLVTHDLEGRFSIPTLMGAEDAFGSGKVSILLCDARGDSIREQHHIQALLGRRVDGLIIVGARPDPRPSLGTLPVPVVYAYAPSDDPQDCSLVTDNVGGGRIAVEHLLACGRTRVAIISGDSSYGAAKDRVTGARQALDAAGLELVGGQALFGAWTEEWGRGATRGLLAKHPDVDAVLCGSDQIARGCLDALRESGREVPQDVAVMGHDNWEILASNARPPLTSVDMNLEELGRRAAARLFEAMEGTPAHGVETIPTRLALRSSTAS